A window of the Actinobacillus genomosp. 1 genome harbors these coding sequences:
- a CDS encoding terminase small subunit, with protein sequence MTTNDNNLTPKQEAFALKYVELGNASEAYRQAYNTDEMKSETVHRKANELMSNGKITARIDELKAEHQARHKLTVDDLLIDLDEARNIAKENGNANAMISATMAKAKLLGLDKPTLEVAVNGTLDNIPTVIELVAPNFDNSNSWSP encoded by the coding sequence ATGACAACAAATGACAACAACCTAACACCCAAACAAGAAGCCTTTGCGCTGAAATATGTTGAATTAGGTAACGCAAGCGAAGCATACCGCCAAGCCTACAATACTGATGAAATGAAGTCGGAAACCGTCCACCGAAAAGCTAATGAGCTGATGAGTAACGGCAAGATCACGGCAAGGATTGACGAGCTAAAGGCAGAACATCAAGCACGGCACAAGCTGACCGTTGATGACTTGCTAATTGATCTAGACGAAGCGAGAAACATAGCAAAAGAGAACGGCAATGCTAATGCAATGATTTCCGCCACAATGGCAAAAGCGAAGTTATTGGGGCTTGATAAGCCAACGCTAGAAGTAGCGGTAAATGGTACGTTAGATAATATCCCGACAGTTATCGAACTTGTTGCACCTAACTTTGATAACTCGAAT